One segment of Enterobacter ludwigii DNA contains the following:
- the agaW gene encoding PTS N-acetylgalactosamine transporter subunit IIC, with product MEISLLQAFALGILAFIAGLDMFNGLTHMHRPVVLGPLVGLILGDLHTGILTGGTLELVWMGLAPLAGAQPPNVIIGTIVGTTFAISTGVKPDVAVGVAVPFAVAVQMGITFLFSVMSGVMSRCDRMAANADTNGIERVNYLALLALGIFYFLCAFLPIYFGAEHAKTAIDVLPERLIDGLGVAGGIMPAIGFAVLLKIMMKNVYIPYFIIGFVAAAWLKLPVLAIAAAALAMALIDLMRKSPEPATPAAQKEEFEDGI from the coding sequence ATGGAAATTAGTCTCTTGCAGGCATTCGCGCTGGGCATTCTCGCCTTTATCGCGGGCCTGGATATGTTTAACGGGTTAACACACATGCACCGCCCGGTGGTGCTCGGGCCGCTGGTTGGCCTCATTCTGGGCGATCTGCACACCGGTATTTTAACGGGCGGTACGCTGGAGCTGGTCTGGATGGGGCTGGCTCCGCTGGCCGGCGCGCAACCGCCAAACGTCATTATCGGCACGATTGTCGGCACCACGTTTGCGATCAGCACCGGTGTGAAGCCGGATGTCGCCGTTGGGGTCGCCGTCCCGTTTGCGGTTGCGGTACAGATGGGGATCACTTTCCTGTTCTCCGTCATGTCCGGGGTGATGTCACGCTGTGACCGCATGGCAGCCAATGCGGACACGAACGGCATCGAAAGAGTCAACTATCTGGCACTGCTGGCGCTCGGTATCTTCTATTTTCTGTGTGCCTTCCTGCCGATCTACTTTGGCGCTGAACACGCGAAAACCGCCATTGATGTGCTGCCGGAACGTCTGATTGACGGCCTCGGCGTCGCCGGCGGCATCATGCCCGCGATTGGCTTCGCCGTATTGCTGAAAATCATGATGAAAAACGTCTATATCCCTTACTTTATCATCGGCTTTGTTGCCGCAGCCTGGTTGAAACTGCCGGTGCTGGCGATTGCCGCGGCCGCGCTGGCAATGGCGCTGATTGACCTGATGCGTAAATCGCCTGAACCG
- the agaV gene encoding PTS N-acetylgalactosamine transporter subunit IIB has product MPNIVLCRIDERLIHGQVGVQWVGFAGANLVLVANDEVAEDPVQQNLMEMVLAEGIAVRFWSLQKVIDNIHRAAERQKILLVCKSPADFLTLVEGGVPITRINVGNLHYASGKKQIAKTVSVDANDIAAFNGLKAAGVECFVQGVPTETALDLFKLL; this is encoded by the coding sequence ATGCCAAACATTGTCTTATGCCGCATCGATGAACGCCTGATCCACGGTCAGGTAGGTGTGCAATGGGTTGGGTTTGCGGGGGCCAACCTGGTGCTGGTCGCTAATGATGAAGTCGCTGAGGATCCGGTTCAACAAAACCTGATGGAGATGGTGCTCGCAGAAGGGATCGCCGTGCGTTTCTGGTCGCTGCAAAAAGTGATCGACAACATTCATCGCGCTGCCGAGCGCCAGAAAATTCTGCTGGTCTGCAAATCACCCGCGGATTTTCTGACGCTGGTCGAAGGCGGCGTGCCCATCACCCGTATCAACGTAGGAAACCTGCATTACGCCAGTGGCAAAAAACAAATTGCCAAAACGGTCTCTGTCGATGCGAACGATATCGCCGCATTTAACGGCCTGAAAGCCGCCGGAGTGGAATGCTTCGTTCAGGGTGTTCCGACTGAGACTGCTTTGGATCTCTTTAAACTGCTCTGA
- the kbaZ gene encoding tagatose-bisphosphate aldolase subunit KbaZ — MKHLTEMVEQHKRGNANGIYAVCSAHPLVLEAAIRYAQLHHTPLLIEATSNQVDQFGGYTGMTPADFHGFVCKLAESLGFPTSQLILGGDHLGPNRWQNLPARQAMANAEDLIRSYVAAGFKKIHLDCSMSCEDDPVPLTDAIVAERAARLAKIAEKTSLAHADVADLVYVIGTEVPVPGGAHETLTELAVTTPEAARATLEAHRHAFEKEGLSDIWPRIIGLVVQPGVEFDHAHVCDYQPQNAVALSHMVEAYDTLIFEAHSTDYQTPQALRQLVKDHFAILKVGPALTFALREALFSLAAIEEELLPAKACSGLRHVLENVMLDRPEYWQSHYHGDGNARRLARGYSYSDRVRYYWPDSQIDEAFARLVRNLADEPIPLPLISQYLPLQYSKVREGALKSTPRDLILDHIQDILQQYHAACEGVTTQNA; from the coding sequence GTGAAACATCTGACAGAAATGGTGGAACAACATAAACGGGGGAATGCGAACGGGATTTATGCCGTTTGTTCCGCACATCCACTGGTACTTGAAGCCGCAATTCGTTACGCCCAACTGCATCACACGCCGCTGCTGATTGAAGCCACCTCTAATCAGGTGGATCAATTTGGCGGTTACACCGGTATGACACCCGCCGATTTTCACGGGTTCGTCTGTAAGCTGGCGGAATCCCTTGGTTTCCCGACATCGCAACTGATCCTCGGCGGCGATCATTTAGGGCCAAACCGCTGGCAAAACCTGCCTGCCCGGCAGGCGATGGCGAATGCCGAAGATCTGATCAGAAGCTATGTCGCTGCCGGGTTTAAAAAGATCCACCTCGACTGCAGCATGTCCTGCGAAGACGATCCGGTTCCGTTAACCGACGCCATCGTTGCCGAACGCGCGGCACGCCTGGCGAAAATTGCGGAGAAAACCAGCCTGGCGCACGCTGATGTCGCTGACCTGGTGTATGTCATCGGTACGGAAGTGCCGGTTCCGGGCGGCGCGCATGAAACGCTCACCGAGCTTGCCGTCACGACCCCAGAAGCCGCGCGTGCCACCCTTGAAGCTCACCGCCACGCGTTCGAGAAAGAAGGGTTAAGCGACATCTGGCCACGCATTATTGGCCTGGTGGTTCAGCCTGGCGTTGAGTTTGACCACGCACATGTGTGTGACTATCAACCCCAAAACGCCGTCGCCCTGAGCCATATGGTTGAAGCTTACGACACGCTGATATTTGAAGCGCACTCTACCGACTACCAGACACCGCAGGCGCTGCGCCAACTGGTGAAAGATCACTTCGCCATCCTCAAAGTTGGCCCGGCACTGACCTTTGCCCTGCGTGAAGCGTTGTTCTCGCTGGCCGCCATTGAAGAAGAGTTGCTGCCTGCAAAAGCCTGTTCGGGCCTGCGTCATGTCCTGGAAAACGTGATGCTCGATCGCCCCGAATACTGGCAAAGCCATTATCACGGTGATGGCAATGCGCGACGCCTGGCACGCGGGTATAGCTACTCCGATCGGGTGCGCTATTACTGGCCGGACAGCCAGATCGACGAAGCCTTTGCGCGACTGGTACGCAACCTGGCAGACGAACCGATCCCGCTGCCGCTGATCAGCCAGTACCTGCCGTTGCAATACAGCAAAGTTCGCGAGGGTGCTCTCAAGTCGACACCACGGGACCTCATCCTCGACCACATTCAGGACATACTCCAGCAGTACCATGCCGCCTGCGAAGGCGTAACGACTCAAAACGCATAA
- a CDS encoding DeoR family transcriptional regulator, with product MSSTDSSAEKRVTGTSERREQIIQRLRAQGSVQVNDLSHLYGVSTVTIRNDLAFLEKQGIAVRAYGGALICEGNAPGTEPSVEDKSSLNTAVKRSIAQAAAALVKPGHRIILDSGTTTFEIARMLRQHTDVIAMTNGMNVANALLEAEGVELLMTGGHLRRQSQSFYGDQAEQSLQNYHFDLLFLGVDAIDLDRGVSTHNEDEARLNRRMCEVAERIIVVTDSSKFNRSSLHKIIDTQRIDMIIVDEGIPPESLEGLRKSGIDVVLVKG from the coding sequence ATGAGCAGCACCGATTCATCCGCGGAGAAGCGCGTCACCGGCACCAGTGAAAGGCGAGAGCAGATCATTCAGCGGTTGCGGGCACAGGGAAGCGTGCAGGTTAACGATCTTTCTCATTTATATGGCGTTTCCACGGTGACGATCCGTAACGACCTGGCGTTTCTTGAGAAGCAGGGCATTGCCGTTCGTGCTTATGGCGGAGCGCTGATTTGTGAAGGCAATGCGCCTGGCACTGAACCCTCCGTGGAGGACAAAAGTTCGCTCAATACTGCAGTTAAGCGCAGTATCGCGCAGGCCGCCGCCGCGCTGGTGAAGCCGGGTCATCGCATCATTCTGGATTCCGGAACCACAACGTTTGAAATCGCCCGTATGCTGCGTCAGCACACGGATGTGATTGCCATGACCAACGGAATGAACGTGGCGAATGCATTACTGGAAGCGGAAGGGGTGGAGCTGCTGATGACCGGTGGGCACTTGCGCCGCCAGTCGCAATCTTTTTACGGCGATCAGGCTGAGCAGTCCTTACAGAATTACCACTTTGATCTGCTTTTTCTTGGGGTCGACGCCATCGACCTCGATCGCGGCGTCAGTACCCACAATGAAGATGAAGCCCGACTGAACCGGCGGATGTGCGAGGTGGCAGAGCGTATTATCGTGGTCACTGACTCCAGCAAATTTAACCGTTCGAGCCTGCATAAAATCATCGATACCCAGAGAATCGATATGATTATCGTCGATGAAGGGATTCCGCCTGAGAGCCTGGAAGGGCTGCGTAAGAGCGGGATAGATGTGGTGTTGGTGAAGGGATAA
- the garD gene encoding galactarate dehydratase — MADIEIRQASPTAFYIKVHDTDNVAIIVNDNGLKAGTRFPDGLELTEHIPQGHKVALVDIPAHGEIVRYGEVIGYAVRAIPQGSWIEESLVELPEAPPLNTLPLATRVPEPLPPLEGYTFEGYRNADGSVGTKNLLGITTSVHCVAGVVDYVVKIIERDLLPKYPNVDGVVGLNHLYGCGVAINAPAAVVPIRTIHNIALNPNFGGEVMVIGLGCEKLQPERLLQGTEDVNAIPVDEASIVRLQDAHHVGFRSMVDDILQVAERHLEKLNQRQRETCPASELVIGTQCGGSDAFSGVTANPAVGYASDLFVRCGATVMFSEVTEVRDAIHLLTPRAINEEVGKRLLEEMAWYDNYLDMGQTDRSANPSPGNKKGGLANVVEKALGSIAKSGQSAIVEVLSPGQRPTRRGLIYAATPASDFVCGTQQVASGITVQVFTTGRGTPYGLMAVPVIKMATRTELANRWYDLMDINAGTIATGEESIEDVGWKLFHFILDVASGRKKTFSDQWGLHNQLAVFNPAPVT; from the coding sequence ATGGCCGACATTGAAATTCGACAAGCGTCGCCGACGGCGTTCTATATCAAAGTTCACGACACGGATAATGTGGCGATAATTGTTAACGACAACGGTCTAAAAGCGGGCACCCGTTTCCCGGATGGGCTGGAGCTGACTGAACATATTCCGCAGGGGCATAAAGTCGCCCTGGTGGATATCCCGGCCCACGGTGAAATCGTGCGGTATGGCGAAGTTATCGGGTATGCGGTTCGCGCTATTCCTCAGGGGAGCTGGATTGAGGAGTCGCTGGTTGAGTTACCCGAAGCGCCGCCGCTGAACACGCTACCCCTGGCCACCCGGGTTCCTGAGCCACTGCCCCCGCTGGAAGGGTACACATTCGAAGGGTACAGGAATGCGGACGGCAGCGTAGGCACCAAGAATCTGCTCGGTATCACCACCAGCGTGCACTGTGTGGCAGGCGTGGTGGATTACGTGGTGAAAATCATTGAGCGCGACCTGCTGCCGAAATACCCGAATGTCGACGGCGTGGTGGGTCTGAACCATCTGTACGGCTGCGGCGTGGCCATCAATGCTCCGGCGGCCGTGGTACCGATTCGTACCATCCATAATATCGCCCTGAACCCGAATTTCGGTGGCGAAGTGATGGTCATTGGTCTGGGTTGCGAAAAGCTGCAGCCAGAGCGTCTGTTGCAGGGCACCGAAGATGTGAATGCCATTCCGGTCGACGAGGCCAGCATTGTACGTTTGCAGGATGCGCATCACGTCGGATTCCGTTCAATGGTTGACGATATCCTTCAGGTGGCGGAGCGCCATCTGGAAAAACTGAACCAGCGCCAGCGCGAGACCTGCCCGGCATCAGAGCTGGTGATAGGCACCCAGTGCGGCGGCAGCGATGCGTTTTCAGGCGTCACGGCGAACCCGGCGGTGGGCTATGCCTCGGATCTGTTTGTCCGTTGTGGCGCCACGGTGATGTTCTCCGAAGTGACCGAAGTGCGTGATGCCATCCATCTGCTCACCCCACGCGCCATCAATGAAGAGGTGGGCAAACGCCTGCTTGAGGAGATGGCCTGGTACGATAACTATCTCGACATGGGACAAACCGATCGCAGCGCCAACCCCTCTCCGGGCAATAAAAAAGGCGGTCTGGCGAACGTGGTGGAAAAAGCCCTCGGCTCGATTGCCAAATCCGGCCAGAGCGCCATTGTTGAAGTGCTCTCCCCGGGCCAGCGCCCCACCAGACGCGGCCTGATTTACGCCGCGACCCCGGCCAGCGACTTCGTCTGTGGCACACAGCAGGTGGCATCCGGCATTACGGTGCAGGTCTTTACCACCGGGCGCGGCACGCCGTACGGGCTGATGGCGGTACCGGTGATTAAAATGGCCACCCGTACCGAGCTGGCAAACCGCTGGTATGACCTAATGGACATCAACGCAGGCACCATTGCCACTGGCGAAGAGAGTATTGAGGATGTCGGCTGGAAGCTGTTCCACTTCATTCTGGACGTGGCAAGCGGCCGTAAGAAGACGTTCTCCGATCAATGGGGATTACATAACCAGCTGGCGGTGTTTAACCCGGCACCGGTGACGTGA
- the garL gene encoding 2-dehydro-3-deoxyglucarate aldolase, which produces MNNDIFPNKFKAALAAHQIQIGCWSALASPISTEVLGLAGFDWLVLDGEHAPNDISTFIPQLMALKGSHSAPVVRVPTNEPVIIKRLLDIGFYNFLIPFVETEEQAVQAVASTRYPPEGIRGVSVSHRANMFGTVPDYFTQSNSNITILVQIESQQGVDNVDAIAATDGVDGIFVGPSDLAAAFGHLGNAGHPEVQRAIQHIFARANAHGKPCGILAPVEADARRYLEWGATFVAVGSDLGVFRSATQKLADAFKK; this is translated from the coding sequence ATGAATAATGATATCTTCCCGAATAAGTTTAAAGCGGCCCTCGCGGCGCACCAGATCCAGATTGGCTGCTGGTCCGCGCTGGCAAGCCCCATCAGCACCGAAGTACTGGGCCTGGCCGGTTTCGACTGGCTGGTGCTGGACGGCGAACATGCGCCGAACGATATCAGCACCTTTATTCCGCAGTTAATGGCGCTCAAAGGGAGCCATAGCGCGCCGGTGGTTCGCGTCCCGACCAACGAGCCGGTAATCATCAAACGTCTGCTGGATATTGGGTTTTACAACTTCCTGATCCCGTTTGTGGAAACGGAAGAGCAGGCGGTGCAGGCCGTGGCGTCAACGCGTTATCCGCCGGAAGGGATCCGCGGGGTCTCCGTTTCCCATCGTGCCAACATGTTTGGCACCGTCCCGGACTACTTCACACAGTCCAACAGCAACATCACCATCCTGGTACAGATTGAGAGCCAGCAGGGGGTCGATAACGTCGACGCTATCGCTGCCACCGACGGTGTGGATGGCATCTTCGTTGGCCCAAGCGATCTTGCTGCGGCATTCGGCCATCTGGGCAATGCGGGTCATCCTGAGGTGCAGCGCGCTATTCAGCACATCTTTGCCCGTGCCAACGCGCACGGCAAACCGTGCGGCATTCTGGCGCCGGTTGAGGCTGATGCCCGTCGCTATCTGGAGTGGGGCGCGACCTTCGTTGCCGTCGGTAGCGACCTCGGCGTATTCCGCTCGGCCACGCAGAAGTTAGCGGACGCCTTTAAAAAATAA
- the garR gene encoding 2-hydroxy-3-oxopropionate reductase: protein MTLKVGFIGLGIMGKPMSKNLIKAGYSLVVADHNPQAVAEVIAAGAETAAHAKAIAEQCDVIITMLPNSPHVKEVALGENGIIDGAKPGLVVIDMSSIAPLASREISEALNAKGVDMLDAPVSGGEPKAIDGTLSVMVGGDKAVFDKYYDLMKAMAGSVVHTGDIGAGNVTKLANQVIVALNIAAMSEALTLATKAGVNPDLVYQAIRGGLAGSTVLDAKAPMVMDRNFKPGFRIDLHIKDLANALDTSHGVGAQLPLTAAVMEMMQALRADGLGTADHSAIACYYEKLAKVEVSR, encoded by the coding sequence ATGACGCTGAAAGTGGGTTTTATTGGCCTTGGGATCATGGGTAAACCCATGAGTAAAAACCTCATCAAAGCAGGTTACTCCCTGGTGGTTGCAGACCATAATCCGCAAGCCGTGGCCGAGGTGATTGCCGCAGGCGCAGAAACCGCAGCACACGCCAAAGCGATTGCTGAGCAGTGCGATGTCATTATCACCATGCTGCCAAACTCCCCGCATGTGAAAGAGGTGGCCCTGGGGGAGAACGGCATCATTGACGGTGCCAAACCCGGCCTGGTGGTGATTGACATGAGTTCTATCGCGCCGCTGGCAAGCCGTGAAATCAGTGAGGCGCTAAACGCGAAGGGCGTCGATATGCTGGATGCCCCGGTCAGCGGCGGAGAGCCCAAAGCCATCGACGGCACCCTGTCGGTGATGGTTGGCGGCGACAAAGCTGTTTTCGATAAATACTACGACCTGATGAAAGCCATGGCGGGATCCGTGGTGCATACCGGCGATATCGGGGCGGGTAACGTCACCAAGCTGGCAAACCAGGTGATTGTGGCGCTGAACATTGCCGCAATGTCGGAAGCGCTGACGCTGGCCACCAAAGCGGGCGTTAACCCTGATCTGGTGTATCAGGCGATCCGTGGCGGCCTGGCGGGCAGCACCGTGCTGGATGCCAAAGCGCCCATGGTGATGGATCGTAACTTCAAGCCCGGTTTTAGAATCGACCTGCACATTAAAGATCTGGCGAATGCCCTGGATACCTCCCACGGCGTGGGCGCGCAGCTGCCGCTGACCGCCGCCGTCATGGAGATGATGCAGGCCCTGCGCGCGGATGGTCTGGGCACTGCCGACCACAGCGCGATTGCGTGCTACTACGAAAAACTGGCGAAGGTGGAAGTCTCTCGCTAA
- the garK gene encoding glycerate 2-kinase: protein MKIVIAPDSWKESLSASGVAQAIEKGFREIFPDALYVSVPVADGGEGTVDAMIAATQGTEQYARVTGPLGEQVNARWGMSGDGSTAFIEMAAASGLALVPATQRNPLVTTSRGTGELILSALDKGARHIIIGIGGSATNDGGAGMMQALGATLRDANGTEMGYGGGSLMALNSVDLSGLDARLKDCTIHVACDVTNPLVGERGASRIFGPQKGATEEMILTLDANLSHYADVIKKSLRIDVKQVPGAGAAGGMGAALMAFLGAELKSGIEIVTQALNLEEHIHDCTLVLTGEGRIDSQSIQGKVPVGIARIAKKYHKPVIGIAGSLSRDVGVVHQYGIDAVFSVLSCVESLEEAYRGAFDNIYRASRNIAATLQIGMHTQG from the coding sequence ATGAAAATCGTAATCGCGCCAGATTCCTGGAAAGAAAGCCTTTCTGCCTCCGGGGTTGCTCAGGCGATTGAAAAAGGATTTCGGGAAATTTTCCCCGATGCACTTTATGTTTCGGTGCCGGTTGCTGACGGCGGGGAAGGTACGGTTGACGCGATGATCGCCGCCACCCAGGGCACAGAACAGTATGCTCGGGTCACGGGCCCGTTGGGTGAACAGGTAAACGCCCGCTGGGGCATGTCCGGCGATGGCAGCACGGCATTTATTGAGATGGCCGCCGCCAGCGGCCTGGCACTGGTCCCGGCCACCCAACGTAACCCGCTCGTCACCACGTCCCGGGGTACCGGGGAGCTTATTCTCAGCGCGCTGGATAAAGGTGCTCGACATATCATTATCGGCATTGGCGGCAGTGCCACCAACGACGGCGGCGCCGGAATGATGCAGGCGCTGGGGGCCACGCTCCGCGATGCCAACGGTACTGAAATGGGTTATGGCGGCGGCAGCCTGATGGCGCTCAACAGCGTCGATCTCTCCGGCCTCGACGCCAGGCTAAAAGATTGCACAATCCACGTCGCGTGCGACGTCACGAATCCGCTGGTTGGCGAGAGAGGCGCTTCCCGTATCTTTGGCCCGCAAAAAGGGGCGACAGAGGAGATGATCCTCACTCTCGACGCTAATCTCAGCCACTATGCCGATGTGATAAAAAAATCTCTGCGAATTGACGTGAAGCAGGTTCCCGGTGCGGGTGCCGCGGGAGGCATGGGGGCGGCCCTGATGGCCTTCCTCGGCGCGGAACTGAAGAGCGGTATTGAGATTGTCACCCAGGCACTTAACCTCGAAGAACATATTCACGACTGCACGCTGGTACTGACGGGCGAAGGGCGCATTGACAGCCAGAGCATTCAGGGCAAAGTGCCCGTCGGTATCGCCCGTATCGCCAAAAAATACCATAAGCCGGTGATCGGCATTGCCGGCAGTCTGTCCCGGGATGTGGGGGTCGTGCATCAGTATGGCATCGACGCGGTATTCAGCGTGCTGAGCTGCGTCGAGTCGCTGGAAGAGGCTTACCGTGGGGCGTTTGACAATATTTACCGCGCCTCGCGCAATATCGCCGCCACTTTGCAGATAGGGATGCACACCCAAGGGTGA
- the tdcA gene encoding transcriptional regulator TdcA has translation MNTIILPKTQHLVVFQEVIKSGSIGSAARQLGLTQPAVSKIISDIESYFGVEVMVRKNTGVKLTAAGQVLLSYSESITREMKNMVSEINSLSFSTVMDVSFGYPSLIGFTFLSEMIKKFKEVFPKARVSMYEAQLSSFLPAIRDGRLDFAIGTLSDEMLLQDLHVEPLFESEFVLVANKSRTCTGSTTLASLTDEQWVMPQTDMGYYKELLTTLQDNHISIENIVQTDSVVTIYNLVLNADYLTVIPRDMIAPFGSDQFIVLPVEDELPIARYAAVWSKNYRIKKSASVLVELAKQYASLTSERRR, from the coding sequence ATGAACACTATTATTCTACCGAAAACACAGCACCTCGTGGTATTTCAGGAAGTCATTAAAAGTGGCTCCATTGGTTCTGCTGCAAGACAACTGGGCCTGACGCAACCTGCCGTCAGCAAAATTATCAGCGATATCGAATCTTACTTTGGCGTTGAAGTCATGGTGCGCAAAAACACCGGCGTTAAACTGACTGCGGCAGGCCAGGTATTACTCTCGTATTCTGAGTCGATCACCCGTGAGATGAAAAACATGGTGAGCGAGATTAACAGCCTCAGTTTCAGTACCGTCATGGATGTCTCATTTGGTTACCCGTCGCTCATTGGCTTCACCTTCCTGTCCGAAATGATCAAAAAATTCAAGGAAGTGTTCCCGAAAGCGCGCGTCTCGATGTACGAAGCTCAGCTGTCCTCTTTCCTGCCGGCCATTCGCGACGGTCGGCTGGATTTTGCCATCGGCACATTAAGTGATGAAATGCTGCTGCAGGATCTTCATGTCGAGCCGCTGTTTGAGTCTGAGTTTGTCCTGGTAGCCAACAAATCACGAACGTGCACCGGCTCGACTACACTGGCATCACTCACGGATGAACAGTGGGTGATGCCGCAAACCGATATGGGCTACTACAAAGAACTTCTGACCACCCTGCAAGACAATCACATCAGCATTGAAAACATCGTCCAGACCGATTCCGTCGTGACCATTTACAACCTTGTCCTGAATGCCGATTACCTGACGGTTATTCCCCGCGACATGATTGCGCCATTCGGTTCCGACCAGTTTATTGTACTGCCGGTGGAAGATGAATTACCCATAGCGCGTTATGCTGCGGTGTGGTCAAAAAATTACAGAATTAAGAAATCGGCGTCAGTATTAGTCGAACTGGCAAAACAATACGCGTCACTGACCAGTGAAAGACGACGATGA
- the tdcB gene encoding bifunctional threonine ammonia-lyase/L-serine ammonia-lyase TdcB, with the protein MHITYDLPVTIEDIQDARKRLAGKIYKTGMPRSNYLSERCKGEIFLKFENMQRTGSFKIRGAFNKLSSLTEAEKRKGVVACSAGNHAQGVSLSCAMLGIDGKVVMPMGAPKSKVAATRDYSAEVVLHGENFNDTIAKVSEIVELEGRIFIPPYDDPKVIAGQGTIGLEILEDLYDVDNVIVPIGGGGLIAGIATAIKSINPTINIIGVQSENVHGMAASYQAGEIINHRVTGTLADGCDVSRPGKLTFEIVRELVDDIVLVSEDDIRNSMIALIQRNKVVTEGAGALACAALLSGKLDHYIQGRKTVCIISGGNIDLSRVSQITGFVDA; encoded by the coding sequence ATGCATATTACCTACGATCTCCCGGTGACCATTGAAGATATTCAGGACGCCAGAAAACGACTGGCAGGCAAAATATATAAAACCGGCATGCCGCGCTCAAATTATCTCAGCGAACGCTGTAAAGGTGAGATATTCCTGAAGTTTGAAAATATGCAGCGTACTGGCTCCTTCAAGATCCGCGGTGCGTTTAATAAATTAAGTTCGCTGACCGAAGCTGAAAAACGTAAAGGCGTGGTCGCCTGTTCTGCAGGCAACCACGCGCAGGGCGTGTCGCTCTCCTGTGCAATGCTCGGTATCGACGGCAAAGTGGTCATGCCGATGGGCGCGCCGAAATCTAAAGTCGCCGCCACCCGTGACTACTCGGCTGAAGTGGTGCTGCACGGCGAAAACTTCAACGACACCATCGCCAAAGTCAGCGAAATCGTGGAGCTGGAAGGGCGCATTTTTATCCCGCCGTATGACGATCCGAAAGTGATTGCCGGCCAGGGCACCATTGGTCTGGAAATTCTCGAAGATTTGTATGATGTGGATAACGTGATTGTACCCATCGGCGGTGGCGGTTTAATTGCCGGAATTGCAACGGCCATTAAATCCATCAACCCGACCATTAATATTATCGGCGTGCAGTCTGAAAACGTACATGGAATGGCCGCATCGTATCAGGCAGGAGAAATCATTAACCACCGCGTTACCGGTACACTAGCCGACGGATGTGATGTGTCTCGTCCGGGTAAATTAACCTTCGAGATTGTTCGCGAATTAGTCGATGACATTGTGCTGGTCAGCGAAGACGATATTCGTAACAGCATGATTGCCCTCATTCAGAGAAATAAAGTGGTTACAGAAGGTGCTGGCGCACTGGCCTGTGCGGCGTTATTAAGCGGCAAGCTTGATCACTATATTCAGGGTCGTAAAACCGTCTGCATTATTTCCGGCGGCAATATCGATCTCTCCCGCGTATCCCAAATTACCGGCTTCGTTGACGCATAA